A segment of the Streptomyces sp. ITFR-21 genome:
GGTCGACGGCTGGCTGGCGGTGTCGCGGCCCGATGTCGTCCTGCTGCACCTGGGCATCAACGACCTGCGCCACAACGTGGACGTCGCCCGCGCACCGGACCGGCTGGCCGAGCTGGTCGACCGGATCTACGCCGACCGGCCGGGCGTCTCGGTGGTGTATATGGGCCTGCTGCCGGTCGCCTCGCACCAGCGGACCCCGCTCACCACGCGGCTGCGCGCCGAGGTCGCCGCGTTCGACCGGCGGGCCGCCGCTCTCCAGGCCGCCGAGCGGCGGCGCGGTCGCGCCTTCTGGTACGTCACCCCGCCCGACCTCACCGTCGCCGAGATGAGCGACGGCGTGCACCCCGACGACGCGGGCTACCGGCGGATGGCCGAGGCGTTCTTCCCGGTGCTCGGCAAGGCGGTGGCCGAGCGGATGAGCCGGCCGGCGCCCTCCCCCTCCCCGCCCGCCGCCTCCGCGCCCGGCCCGCCCGCCGCCCCCTCCGCCGGGGCGAAGGCCGCCAGGGCGAAGGCCGTCGGCGCGGGGGCCGGCTGACCGGCCGGCACTCAACCGGGCGCCGGCAGCTCGCCCGATCCGCGTACCACCAGCCGGGTGAGCAGCACCACGTCCCGGGGCGCCGAACGGTCGCCGGCTATCCGGGAGAAGACCAGGTCCGCCGCGGTGCCGCCGAGCGCCGCCGGGTCCTGGCTGACCACGGTCAGCGGTGGGCTGAGCCGTTCGGCCAGCGGCAGGTCGTCGAAGCCGACGACCGCGATCCGCGCGGGGTGGTCGAGTCCGTCGAGCACCCCGAGGGTGATCAGGTCGTTGCTGGTGAACACGGCGGTCGGCGGCTGCGGCAGTTCGCGCAGCTCGGCCAGCGCGGCGCCGGCCGCGGCGCGCGAGCGCAGGCCGTGCCGGACCAGCGGTTGGTCCTCGGGTATGCCGTGTGCGGCGAGCGCGGCGAGATAGCCCGTGTAGCGCTCCCTTTGCGTCCATATCTCGTACCGGTCGCCGAGGTAGGCGATCCGGCGGTGGCCCCGGTCGAGCAGGTGGGTGACGGCGCGCTGGGCGCCGGCCCGGTTGTCGACGGTGACGGTGTCCACGTCCAGGCCCTCGGCGGGGCGGTCCACGCACACCACCCGGGTGCCGGCCGCCATGGGCTGTTCGAGGAAGCCGTGGCCGCCGACGGTGGGCACGATGATCAGGCCGTCCACCTGGCGGGCGGTGAAGGCGGCGATGACCTCGCGCTCGCGGCGGGGCTCGTCGTTGGTGCTGGCGACCAGCACCACATAGCCGCGGCGGTGTGCCTCGTCCTCCACCGAGCGGGCCAGCAGGGCGTAGAACGGGTTGGCGAGGTCGTCGACGACCAGGCCGATGGTGGCGGTGCCCGGGCGCTTCTGCCGCAAGTGGCGGGCGTTGTCGTTGCGCTGGTAGCCGAGCCGGCGGACCGCCTGCTCGACCTTCGCGGCGGTGCCGGGGCTCACTGCGGCCTCACCCGAGACGACCCGGGAGACGGTCATCGGGCTGACGCCCGCGGCGCGGGCCACGTCCTTCATCGTCGGGCGCCTCACGGGCCTCCTCGTCCTCCTGCCGGGCCGCGGCGGGGGCCGGCCGCCCCCTCGCACCGATGATGGCAGGCGGGCCCGGCGGGCGGGGCGCCGGCGACGTGCACGGCGGACCGGGTGCGGTACGGGCGACATGACGGGGGTGTGGGCGGGTCTTGCGGCGTCCGGCGGCGGCAGCGCCGCTACGCTGCGGAGCGGCCGCCCGACCGGCCGGCGCCGCCCGCGGTATGTGCCGGCGGCCTGGTCCGGACCCTTGACATCCGTCAGGTACACATCAAAACTGCTCCCTTGCCTGGTAACGTTCACACGCTTCGCGAGCCCGTGCCCCCCTCAGCCCCCCGGCGCCTGGACGACGCGGGGGCCTTCCGCGAGAAGGTGGTTCCTCCGTGCTTCCTGCCGTGTTCCGCTCCCGAACCGCGGGCGCCGTCAGCGCCCTGTTACTGGCCGCGCTCGGTGTCGGCGGCCTCGCCCAGGCCCCGGCCCACGCCGCCGCGCCCCACCCGGCGCCGGCCCGCGCCGCCTCGGCCCCGGCCCTTACCCAGTACGCCGACCCGTTCGTCGGCACCGACGACAGCTCCGCGCCGAACCCGGTGCCCGGCGGCGCGGGCGGCAGTACGTACCCGGGCGCGGTGGTGCCCTTCGGCGGGGTGCAGTTCAGCCCGGACACACCGACCGGCTCGCCCTCCGGCTACCGCTACTCCGACACCTCCATCGAGGACTTCAGCCTCACCCACTTCGACGGCGCCGGCTGCCCCAACGACGAGGACCTGCCGCTGCTGCCGATCACCGGCGGTGTCGGCACCTCGCCCGGCAGCGACTGGACCGCGTACGCGTCGCCGTACACCAAGGCCAACGAGACGGCGGTGCCCGGCTACTACCAAAACCGGCTGGACAGGTACGCCACCGGCGTGGAGCTGACCGCCACCACCCGCACCGGCATGGGGCGGCTGACCTACCCGTCGTCCACCTCGGCCGGGCTGCTGATCAACACCAGCCGCAGCGCCACCGGGAACCGCGCCGGCTCGGTGCAGGTCAACGGCTCCGAGATCACCGGCAGCGTCACCGCCGGCGGCTTCTGCGGCTCGTCGAAGACGTACCCGATCTACTTCGACATCCGCTTCGACCGCGCCCCGACCGCCCACGGCACCTGGAACGGCGGCACGGTCAGCGCGAACTCGGCGAGCACCAGCGGGACCAACACCGGCGCCTGGGTCACCTTCGACACCACCGGCTCGGCGACCGTGCAGTTCAAGGTCGGCCTGAGCTACGTGAGCACGGCGGGCGCGCAGGCCAACCTGACGGCGGAGAACAGCGGCTGGGACTTCGGCGCGGTCCGCAGCGCCGCCGACGGCGCGTGGAACGCGATCCTCAACCGCGCGCAGGTGAGCGGCGGTTCGACCACCGACCTGAAGAAGTTCTACACCGCGCTCTACCACGTCTTCCAGAGCCCCAACATCTCCAGCGACGTCAGCGGCGACTACCGCGGCTTCGACAACGCGGTGCACAACTCCTCCCGCCCGGTCTACCAGAACTACTCCGGATGGGACATCTACCGCTCCTGGGCGGCGCTGATCGCGCTGATCGCGCCGGCGGAGGCGAGCGACATCGCCAACTCGATGGTGCTGGACGGCCAGCAGGGCGGCCTGCTGCCCAAGTGGTCGCAGCAGACCAACGAGGACTTCGTGATGACCGGCGACCCCGGCCCGATCATCGTCAGCAGCCTCTACGCCTTCGGCACCCGCGGCTTCGACACCGCCGCCGCCCTGTCGCTGATGGAAAAGGCGTCCAACGGCGGTACGACGCAGGGCTCCCCGATCCGCGGCAACCAGTCCTCGTACACCGCTCTGCACTACCTCAGCGGCGCCCCCTCGGACTCGCTGGAGTACTCGGCCTCCGACTTCGCGGTGGCGCAGTTCGCCAAGGCGCTCGGCGACACCGCCGGTTACAGTACGCACATGACGCGCGCCCAGTGGTGGCGCAACACCTACGGCGCCGAGTCCGGCTACGTCCAACCGCGCAACTCCGACGGCAGCTGGGTCTGGCCGCTGGACCCGGCCGGCCAGAGCAACTTCACCGAGGGCAACGCCGCCCAGTACACCTGGATGGTGCCCTACGACTACGCCGACCTGATCAACGACATGGGCGGCCGGCACACCGCGGTCCAGCGGCTGGACCACCACTTCACCCAGGTCAACGCCGGCCAGACGCTGCCGTACTACTACATCGGCAACGAGCCCGAGCACGGCGTGCCGTGGGCCTACGACTTCGCCCGCAACCCGGCCGGCGCCTCCGACGCGGTCCGCAAGGTGATGTCCGAGTCCTACACCACCGGGGCCGGCGGCCTGCCCGGCAACGACGACCTGGGCGCGACCTCCGCCTGGTACGTGTGGGCGGCCCTCGGCCTGTACCCGGTGACTCCCGGCGCGGACACCCTCGCGGTCAGCGGCCCGCAGTTCCCCTCGGTGCTGCTCCAGCGGCCCGGCGGGAACATCACGGTCAACGCGGCGGGCAGCGGCACCTACGTCCAGGGCCTCACCGTCAACGGCACGGCCACCAGCCACAGTTACCTGCGCTACCCGGACGTGGCGGCCGGCGCCACGCTCGACTTCACCATGGGCGCCACCCCCGGCACCGCCTGGGGCACCGGCGCCTCCGACGTGCCGCCCTCCTTCCAGGACGGCGCCACCGCCGTGCCGGCCGCCCCCGAGCCGGGGACCGACCTCGCCCAGGGCCGGCCGGTGACCGGATCGGCGAGCTGCGCCACCGCCGAGTCCGCGGACAAGGCGGTGGACGGGTCGCTGAGGAACAACAGCAAGTGGTGCTCCAAGACGGCGAACGCCACCCTCCAGGTCGACCTGGGCTCGGCGCAGACCGTCTCGTCCTTCGTCGTCGAGCACGCGGGCCTCGGCGGCGAGAACACCGGCTGGAACACCGGTGCCTTCCAGATCCAGACCAGCACCGACGCCGCCACCTGGACGACCGCGGCGACGGTCGCCGGGTCGCGCTCCAGCCGCACGTACAACACGGCGTCCCCGCGGCAGGCCCGCTACGTCCGGCTGGTGGTCTCGCAGCCGGCCAACGCCGCGGGCACCGGCTCCGACGCCGCCCGGATCTACGAACTGGAGGTCTACGGCGGCGGCCAGAGCGATCTGGCGCTCGGCCGGGCCGCCACCGGCTCCGACCCGTGCGGCAGCACCGAGACCGCGGACAAGGCGGTCAACGGCAGCTACTCCGGCGGCACCGGCGACAAGTGGTGCTCCAAGGCGGCGGGCACCAAGACGCTGACCGTCGACCTCGGCGCCTCGCACACCCTGTCGTCGCTGACCGTCCGGCACTCCGGCGCCGGCGGCGAGGACCCGGCGTGGGACACCAGGGACTTCGACCTGGCGGTGTCCCCCGACGGCACCGCCTGGACCACGGTCGCCCAGGTCCGCGGCAACACCGCCGACAGCACCACCAGCCAGGTGGGCGCGAACGCCCGCTGGGTGCGGCTGTCGGTGATCACACCGACGCAGAACGGCGATCCGGCGGCGCGGATCTACGAGTTGGAGGTCTACGGAAGCTGAACCGGCCGGCGGCGGCCGTTTCCCCGGGGTGCCGGGTGGGATTGCCGCCGCCTGGTCGGGCCGCAGGGCTCACTGCACCCGCTGCCCCTTGCCGAGGGCGATCACGCCACCCGGCGAGACGGTGTAGAGCTGGCCGTCGCGGTCGGGGTTGACGCCGATGGTGGCGCCCGGCGGCACGTCCACGTTCTTGTCCAGCACCGCGCCCCTGACGATGGCGCCGCGCCCGACCCGTACGTTGTCGTGCAGCACCGAGCCCTGGACGACCGCGCCGACGTCGATCACCACGCCGGGTGACAGCACCGAGCGGGTGACCTGCCCGCGGATCACGCAGCCGGGGCTGACCACCGACTCCCCCACGATGCCGCCGGCCGCGATCTTGGCCGGCGGCATGCTGTTCTGGTGGGTGTAGATCGGCCAGCGCCGGTTGTACAGGCTGAAGGCGGGCTGGTCGGAGATCAGGTCCATGTGCGCCTCGTAGTAGGCGTCCAGGGTGCCGACGTCCCGCCAGTAGCCGTGGTCGCGGCTGGTCTCCCCCGGTACGTGGTTGGTGTCGAAGTCGTAGACCTGCGCGACACCCTTGGCGGTGAGCCGGGGCAGGATGCTGCCGCCCATGTCGTGCACGGACTGCGGGTCCTCGGCGTCCTCGTGCAGCGCGTCCAGCAGCGTCTTGGTGGTGAACAGGTAGTTGCCCATGGAGGCGAAGACACGCCCGGGGTCGTCGGGCAGCCCCGGCGGGTCGGCGGGCTTTTCCAGGAAGCGCTCCACCGCGACGCCGTCGCTGGCCGGGGTGATGACGCCGAACGCGGCGGCGTCCGCCTTGGGCACCTTGATGCCGGCCACCGTGACGCCCGCGCCGTGCTCGATGTGCTGGGCGAGCATCTGCCGGGGGTCCATCCGGTAGACGTGGTCGGCGCCGAACACCGCGACGTAGTCGGGCTGTTCGTCGTGGATGAGGTTGAGCGACTGCAAAATCGCGTCGGCGCTGCCGAGGTACCAGCGCGGGCCGAGCCGCTGCTGGGCCGGCACCGGGGTGACGTAGTTGCCCAGCAGACTCGACATCCGCCAGGTGGTCGTCACGTGCCGGTCCAGGGAGTGCGACTTGTACTGGGTCAGTACGCAGATCCGCAGGATGTCGCCGTTGACGAGGTTGGACAGCACGAAGTCCACGAGCCGGTAGGTGCCGCCGAACGTCACCGCCGGCTTGGCCCGGTCGGCGGTGAGCGGCATCAGCCGCTTTCCCGCACCACCGGCCAGCACTATGCCCAGCACCGAAGGTCCACCACGCATCGAAGCCCCCTCAGATCGTGTCCGCTCGCCGGTGTCCGGCGGTCGCCGCCCGGTTGCCCTCGCCCGCCCGTCGGCCGGGCCCCGCCGTCCGGCCGGGGCTCAGCCGTCCTTCAGCACCGTCTGGTAGAGCTCTGTGGTGCGCCGGGCGACGGTGTCCCAGCCGAACTCGGTCACCGCGCGCTCCCGGCCGGCCTCACCCATCCGGGCGGCCGTCGCCGGGTCGCCGACCAGCCGGTCGATCGCCTCGGCCAGCCCGGTCTCGAACTCCTCGGGACGGCTCTCCCGGTAGGGCACCAGCAGCCCGGTCCGGCCGTCGTCCACCACCTCAGGGATGCCGCCGACCGCGGAGGCGACCACGGCGGTCCCGCAGGCCATCGCCTCCAGGTTGACGATGCCGAGCGGCTCGTACACCGAAGGGCAGACGAACAGCGCCGCGTGGGTGAGCAGCTGGACGACGGCCGGGCGGGGCAGCATCGCCGGGATCCAGTGCACCCCGTCGCGTACGGCGCTCAGTTCGTCGAACAGGGCGCGGAACTCGCGGTCCAGGGCCGGGGTGTCGGGGGCGCCGGCGCACAGCACCAGCTGGGCGGCCGGGTCGATCCGGCGGGCGGCGCGCAGCAGGTGCGGTACGCCCTTCTGCCGGGTGATCCGGCCGACGAAGAGCACATACGGGCGGTCCGGGTCGATACCGATCCGGTCCAAGACGTCGGTGCGCGGGTCGGGGCGGTAGGTGGCGGTGTCGATGCCGTTGCGGATCACGTGGACCCGGTCGGGGTCGAGCGCCGGGTAGCTGGCCAGGATGTCGCGGCGCATGCCGTCGGAGACGGCGACCACCCCGTCCGCGGACTCCATCGCGGTGCGCTCGGCCCAGCTCGACAGGGCGTAGCCGCCGCCGAGCTGCTCGGCCTTCCAGGGGCGCAGCGGCTCCAGGGAGTGCGCGGTCAGTATGTGCGGGATGCCGTAGAGCAGCTTGCCTATGTGGCCGGCGAGGTTGGCATACCAGGTATGGGAGTGCAGCAGCTCGCGGCCCTCCAGGGCGGCGGCGATCGACAGGTCGACGGCGAAGGTGCGCAGCGCGTCGTTGGCACCGTCCAGGGAGGAGGGCGCGCGATGCCGGATCACCGCGTCATCGGCGCCCTTTCCCCAGCTGTGCACTTCGAGGTCCACCAGAGCGCGCAGCTCGCGGGCGAGGAACTCCACATGGACCCCGGCTCCGCCGTACACGTCGGGCGGATACTCCCGGGTCAGCAGCCCCACCTTCACCGCGCCCTCCCATCCCTTCGGCAACCGCATCGGTCAACCGCGGTCGTTTCTTGCTTTCCCCGTTCGGGGAAGGCATATCACGCCGAGGCGGCCGAATCCCGGTCAGGGGGTGATCGGGTTGTTACGAGGTGACCAGGTCGAACTGTTCCCAGGCGCCGATGGCGGCCCGGTTGGCGATCAGCGGCTGGTCCCCGGCGTTCTCCGCGGTCACGTACAGGTTGTCGGCGCGGGCCCGCAGGCTGACCACGGTGCCGCCGGGGGGCGTGGTGTCGCCGCCGATGGTGGTGGTGGTGGTGACGGGTGGGGTGGGACGGGTGGCGGTCAGCGCGATCTGGCCCTTGAGCATCCGCCCGCCGTCACCGGCCAGCCGCAGGTAGTAGTCCGAGGAGCACGCCGTACCGTCCTCGTCCAACGCCGAAAACCCCGAATTCGTCGGCACCCACGCCAACGACTCCGCCGTCTTCGCGATCTGGTTCCCCTCGTTGAACTCGTTGAACTCGTCGAACATCGGGATATAAACGCCCTGCACCCCGCCCGCACCATTCTGCTGCAACCACAGGAAACGCGTGTCCACCGTCTGCTGGTCGTACGACGAGAACAGGTCCGCCGGCTGCCCGTTCCCCAGACTCGCGTACCCCGTGTGATACGTCCGCGCGTAGTCCCGCACGTCCGGCCACGCCACAATCCCCGTGTTCGACGGCGACGGCGCCTGACCCGCGTTCGCCGACCAGTGCCACCACGCATATACCGGTGCACCGTCACCGACCGCCGCCAACCACCCCTGACACCCCACCGACACCTTCCCCACCACATCCCCCGGACCACTCACCGCCGCAACACCCCCCACAGCAGACGCAGGTACGGCCACACCCAACGCAGCCAACCCCACAGCAGCCGACCCACCGGCCGCCGTGCCCAAGAACGAACGACGTGACACACCCATGGAAAGCTCCGATGTTCAACAGCTGAACTCAGCGTCCCCGTGGCAGGCCATGGGTGATCGGCAACGGCATGGCGAAGGCTCCGCCTGATCTGCGCAGGCTTGCGGTGGGGGAGGCGTGCACCGGCTCGCGGTGACGCCTCGCTGAGCACTTCCGCATAAGCGGTTGAGGTCTGCGAGGATTCAACTGCTGAAAGAAACATGCCGTCAAGGGCCTGGACCAACGAGGCTCTTTGTCCTCGATGCGGTGGTTTCCCGCACCGAGTACCGCATGAGACCACCCATGACGGGCGCGAAAGATCGGATGACCTGCTTCACTGCTTGTGCGCGACAGGCGCCGGGCGGCCCCCGACCGGCCGGTTCGTGATTCGGCCACGATCCACCGGGGGGCACGGCCCGCCGCCCGGGTCGGCGGCCCGGCCGCGTCGCGCACCCGCTGGGACACCGGTGCACCCGGTGGTGCCTGGGACGCGGCGGCGCCCCGGCGGCCCCCGGCGGACGTACCGGTGTCAAGCACATACCCGGCCGCCAGGTGGCAATACGGCCGTTCTCACGACTTCGGGCCGTCCCGGGATTGACGCTTTATGGACGGCTGCAACGTACCCGACCGGGCACACGTAGGAGAGACAAGAGCGTGACGACCACCCCCCACGCCACCGCCCCCGTTCCACTGCGGACCGGACAGCGGCTGGCTCTGACCCTGGCAAGAGAAGAGATGATGCAGGACTACCACCGATGGGAGACCGACCCGGCGACCATCGTCGGTTTCGGTGCCCGCTGGCCGGTGTCCTGGGAGGTGTTCCGGGCCCGCTTCCGCGGCGTCCACACCTCCTCCCACTACCAGCTCTTCGAAGTGATCACGACGGCGGGCGCGACTCCGGTCGGCACCACCTCCCTCAACGTGGACCAGTCGGTCAACAGCGCCGAGTTCACCTTGGTGATCGCTCCGGAGCACCGCGGCCTGGGTTACGCGGCCGAGGCCACCGCACTCACTCTCGACTGGGCGTTCACCATCGCGTCACTGAACGCGGTGTGGCTGCAGGTGCTGGCTCCGCACACCCTTGCCGTGAACGCCTATCTCAAGGCCGGCTTCCGTACCGCGGGACGGTTGCGGGATGCCGCGCTGTGGCATGGCAAGCGCGTCGACAAGCTCCTGCTGGACTGCCTGCCCGACGACCTGGCAGCAGAGAGGAGGTGATCCGAGATGTCCTGCCCCGACGTGAACTGCCGCAAGGGCGGCTGCACCACCGAGCCCGGCCGTAACCGGCCCGCTGGTGACAGCACCCCCGGAAAAGCCTGAACCACCCCCGGCCCACCGGCCGGATGTCCCGCACCGAAGGCCGCGGCGCGCGCCGGACGCGCGCCGCGGCCTTCACCGCCCCCGGGAGGGGAGGCACCGGCTCACGGCGTAGTGTGCCTACGCCGTACGCGGTAGCCGCGCGCAGAGGTCACCCGTGCGGCGACCGCACCGGCCGGCGGGGTGCTCGCGCAGGTCATCCGCCGTGCCCGGCGTCCGCGGCGGCTCGGCCGCGGGTCCGGGCGGGCGGCTGCGAGGAAATCCGGGACGGAAGAGGCATACGTCCGGACGGCCAGGGCAGGCGGGCGGCGAACAGTCGGATGAGTGCGAGGCGATGACGTGACCGCAATGGTTCAGCAGTCGGAAGACACGGACGCCACGGCGACGGGCGAGCGGCAGTCGGGTGCGTCACAGGACGCGACCGGTGGGCTGCCGTGGATCGACGACGCGACGAGCGTGGCGCCCCAGGACGCCCGGGTGTTGTCGAAGCTCTTCTTCGACCGCCTCCAGGAGCTGGAGGAGGGCACCCACGCCTACAGTTACGCGCGCAGCACCCTGATCGAGATGAATCTGGCGCTGGTGCACTTCGCGGCGGGCCGCTACCGCAACCGCCCCGCCACCGACCACGAGGAGATCGTCCAGGTCGGCACGATCGGTCTGATCAAGGCGATCGACCGGTTCGACCTGTCCCGTGAGACGGAGTTCACCACTTTCGCCATCCCCTACATCGTCGGCGAGATGAAGCGGTTCTTCCGCGACACCTCCTGGGCGGTGCACGTGCCGCGGCGGCTGCAGGAGCTGCGGGTCGAGCTGAGCAAGGCCAGGGAGCAGCTGTCGCTGCTGCTGGACCGCGACCCGACCGTCGCCGAGCTGGCCGCGCACCTCGACCTGAGCGAGGGCGACGTGATCGAGGGCCTGGTGGCGTCCAACGGCTACACCGCGGGCTCGCTGGACACCCCCTACAGCGACGCGGACAGCGGTTCCGACGGTGAGGGCCGCACCCTGGCCGACACCTTCGGGGCGTGCGACCCGGCGCTGGAGCTGGTGGAGGACTTCAACAGCCTGGCCCCGCTGCTCTCGCAGCTGCCGGCGCGCGACCGCCTGCTGCTGCAGATGCGGTTCGGCGAGGAGATGACGCAGGCGCAGATCGGCGAGGAGCTGGGCTACTCGCAGATGCACGTGTCGCGGCTGCTCGGCAGGACGCTCAACAAGCTGCGGGCGGGACTGCTCGCCCAGTCCTGAGGTCCGGCGCCGCGCACGGCGGCCGGACCCGCACGACGGCACACCACCTTCCCCCTGACCCGAACCGACTGTTCGGATCCGACGGCCGTGGCCCGGAATCCCTTCCGGGCCACGGCCGTCGTCCGTCGTTCCCGCCACACGGTCAGGGGGTGGTCACGTCCGCGCCGGTCAGTGTCACATCGGCCGGCCGGCCTCGCGCGGCAGCCGCTTGCCCGGCAGCCGCTTGC
Coding sequences within it:
- a CDS encoding SGNH/GDSL hydrolase family protein — protein: MTHGRLVRGAGVPAALLTVAAAITLALLTTSGSAVESRPRPPFPVRVMPLGDSITWGQGSTGDAGYRKPLWRLVAGQSRYAVRFVGSERNGDLPEPANEGHRGWTIGQVRGRVDGWLAVSRPDVVLLHLGINDLRHNVDVARAPDRLAELVDRIYADRPGVSVVYMGLLPVASHQRTPLTTRLRAEVAAFDRRAAALQAAERRRGRAFWYVTPPDLTVAEMSDGVHPDDAGYRRMAEAFFPVLGKAVAERMSRPAPSPSPPAASAPGPPAAPSAGAKAARAKAVGAGAG
- a CDS encoding LacI family DNA-binding transcriptional regulator, producing MRRPTMKDVARAAGVSPMTVSRVVSGEAAVSPGTAAKVEQAVRRLGYQRNDNARHLRQKRPGTATIGLVVDDLANPFYALLARSVEDEAHRRGYVVLVASTNDEPRREREVIAAFTARQVDGLIIVPTVGGHGFLEQPMAAGTRVVCVDRPAEGLDVDTVTVDNRAGAQRAVTHLLDRGHRRIAYLGDRYEIWTQRERYTGYLAALAAHGIPEDQPLVRHGLRSRAAAGAALAELRELPQPPTAVFTSNDLITLGVLDGLDHPARIAVVGFDDLPLAERLSPPLTVVSQDPAALGGTAADLVFSRIAGDRSAPRDVVLLTRLVVRGSGELPAPG
- a CDS encoding GH92 family glycosyl hydrolase, translating into MLPAVFRSRTAGAVSALLLAALGVGGLAQAPAHAAAPHPAPARAASAPALTQYADPFVGTDDSSAPNPVPGGAGGSTYPGAVVPFGGVQFSPDTPTGSPSGYRYSDTSIEDFSLTHFDGAGCPNDEDLPLLPITGGVGTSPGSDWTAYASPYTKANETAVPGYYQNRLDRYATGVELTATTRTGMGRLTYPSSTSAGLLINTSRSATGNRAGSVQVNGSEITGSVTAGGFCGSSKTYPIYFDIRFDRAPTAHGTWNGGTVSANSASTSGTNTGAWVTFDTTGSATVQFKVGLSYVSTAGAQANLTAENSGWDFGAVRSAADGAWNAILNRAQVSGGSTTDLKKFYTALYHVFQSPNISSDVSGDYRGFDNAVHNSSRPVYQNYSGWDIYRSWAALIALIAPAEASDIANSMVLDGQQGGLLPKWSQQTNEDFVMTGDPGPIIVSSLYAFGTRGFDTAAALSLMEKASNGGTTQGSPIRGNQSSYTALHYLSGAPSDSLEYSASDFAVAQFAKALGDTAGYSTHMTRAQWWRNTYGAESGYVQPRNSDGSWVWPLDPAGQSNFTEGNAAQYTWMVPYDYADLINDMGGRHTAVQRLDHHFTQVNAGQTLPYYYIGNEPEHGVPWAYDFARNPAGASDAVRKVMSESYTTGAGGLPGNDDLGATSAWYVWAALGLYPVTPGADTLAVSGPQFPSVLLQRPGGNITVNAAGSGTYVQGLTVNGTATSHSYLRYPDVAAGATLDFTMGATPGTAWGTGASDVPPSFQDGATAVPAAPEPGTDLAQGRPVTGSASCATAESADKAVDGSLRNNSKWCSKTANATLQVDLGSAQTVSSFVVEHAGLGGENTGWNTGAFQIQTSTDAATWTTAATVAGSRSSRTYNTASPRQARYVRLVVSQPANAAGTGSDAARIYELEVYGGGQSDLALGRAATGSDPCGSTETADKAVNGSYSGGTGDKWCSKAAGTKTLTVDLGASHTLSSLTVRHSGAGGEDPAWDTRDFDLAVSPDGTAWTTVAQVRGNTADSTTSQVGANARWVRLSVITPTQNGDPAARIYELEVYGS
- the glgC gene encoding glucose-1-phosphate adenylyltransferase gives rise to the protein MRGGPSVLGIVLAGGAGKRLMPLTADRAKPAVTFGGTYRLVDFVLSNLVNGDILRICVLTQYKSHSLDRHVTTTWRMSSLLGNYVTPVPAQQRLGPRWYLGSADAILQSLNLIHDEQPDYVAVFGADHVYRMDPRQMLAQHIEHGAGVTVAGIKVPKADAAAFGVITPASDGVAVERFLEKPADPPGLPDDPGRVFASMGNYLFTTKTLLDALHEDAEDPQSVHDMGGSILPRLTAKGVAQVYDFDTNHVPGETSRDHGYWRDVGTLDAYYEAHMDLISDQPAFSLYNRRWPIYTHQNSMPPAKIAAGGIVGESVVSPGCVIRGQVTRSVLSPGVVIDVGAVVQGSVLHDNVRVGRGAIVRGAVLDKNVDVPPGATIGVNPDRDGQLYTVSPGGVIALGKGQRVQ
- the glgA gene encoding glycogen synthase — encoded protein: MKVGLLTREYPPDVYGGAGVHVEFLARELRALVDLEVHSWGKGADDAVIRHRAPSSLDGANDALRTFAVDLSIAAALEGRELLHSHTWYANLAGHIGKLLYGIPHILTAHSLEPLRPWKAEQLGGGYALSSWAERTAMESADGVVAVSDGMRRDILASYPALDPDRVHVIRNGIDTATYRPDPRTDVLDRIGIDPDRPYVLFVGRITRQKGVPHLLRAARRIDPAAQLVLCAGAPDTPALDREFRALFDELSAVRDGVHWIPAMLPRPAVVQLLTHAALFVCPSVYEPLGIVNLEAMACGTAVVASAVGGIPEVVDDGRTGLLVPYRESRPEEFETGLAEAIDRLVGDPATAARMGEAGRERAVTEFGWDTVARRTTELYQTVLKDG
- a CDS encoding fascin domain-containing protein encodes the protein MAWPDVRDYARTYHTGYASLGNGQPADLFSSYDQQTVDTRFLWLQQNGAGGVQGVYIPMFDEFNEFNEGNQIAKTAESLAWVPTNSGFSALDEDGTACSSDYYLRLAGDGGRMLKGQIALTATRPTPPVTTTTTIGGDTTPPGGTVVSLRARADNLYVTAENAGDQPLIANRAAIGAWEQFDLVTS
- a CDS encoding GNAT family N-acetyltransferase, with protein sequence MTTTPHATAPVPLRTGQRLALTLAREEMMQDYHRWETDPATIVGFGARWPVSWEVFRARFRGVHTSSHYQLFEVITTAGATPVGTTSLNVDQSVNSAEFTLVIAPEHRGLGYAAEATALTLDWAFTIASLNAVWLQVLAPHTLAVNAYLKAGFRTAGRLRDAALWHGKRVDKLLLDCLPDDLAAERR
- a CDS encoding RNA polymerase sigma factor SigF, which produces MTAMVQQSEDTDATATGERQSGASQDATGGLPWIDDATSVAPQDARVLSKLFFDRLQELEEGTHAYSYARSTLIEMNLALVHFAAGRYRNRPATDHEEIVQVGTIGLIKAIDRFDLSRETEFTTFAIPYIVGEMKRFFRDTSWAVHVPRRLQELRVELSKAREQLSLLLDRDPTVAELAAHLDLSEGDVIEGLVASNGYTAGSLDTPYSDADSGSDGEGRTLADTFGACDPALELVEDFNSLAPLLSQLPARDRLLLQMRFGEEMTQAQIGEELGYSQMHVSRLLGRTLNKLRAGLLAQS